The DNA window TTGCCCCGTTTATCTCTTCATCAGTCATTGAGGCCGCAAGCCTCTCAAGCCATTTTTCAAAAGCTTCCATCATCCGCCCCCTTACAGTTTATTAGTATAAGCGCTCAGCGCCCACCACTGATTGCCGTGCGCACCCTGACGAATCTCAAGCACCTTCGTATGGTTGTAAGGTACCCCGATAACCACTCCGTTCGGAGCAAGCACACATCCGAACCATTTGCCCGAACCGCTGAAACTTCCTGTAAGCTTTGCGGTATTCACTAACGGATCAATAACAAGCACAGAGCCGGCATCGTAAGGGACACAATATATCCTTCCATCCGGAGCAAGAACACCGCCGAAGTACTTTGCAGAGCCGCTAAAACTTCCGATAAACTCTGTAGTGCCATTTGTCGGATCAATCACAAGAATCTCTGAAGCAGAGCCCGGTACACAATATATCTTTCCGTTCGGAGCAAGAGCACATCCGTACCACTTTGAAGAACCGATGAAACTGCCGATAAGCTCGGCGGAGTTGTCTGTCGGGTCTATAACCAAAATTTGTGCTGAGTTCAGCGGTGCACAATATATTCTCCCGTTCGGCGCTAAGGCTCCTCCGAACCACTTTGACCCGCCTACCGCAAAACTGCCGATGAGTTCCGTAGTGTTATCTGTAGGGTCAATGGTGAGTATCTGCGGGTAATCGTAAGGTACACAGTATATCTTCCCGTTCGGTGCAAGAACAGCACCGGCCCATTTTTTTGCACCTGTGAAACCCCCTATTAACACTGTGGTGTTATCTGCGGGGTCTATAACAAGTACAGAATCAGCATTGAATGGAGGGCAATATATCTTTCCGTTCGGTGCAAGCACTCCGCCCCTCCACTTTGCAGAACCGCTGAAACTGCCAATAAGCTCTGTAGTGTTACCTGAGGAGTCTATAACAAGTACAGAATTGGCATTGTAAGGAGGGCAATATATCTTTCCGTTCGGTGCAAGCACACCGCCTCCCCATTTTCCTGTTCCGCTCAGATTCCCGAACAGCAGTCCGCCGCCCAATGCTCCCGCAGGATCTGTTGATGCGTAACCTTCAAGGGGATTGGAGTACGGCGTGTTCCCTGCCGCCGCAACACCATCCAGATTAACCTTCAGTCTGCCCGACTGACTGTCAAAAACAAGATTCAGCACCTCATCCTCTGTTTTATATTTTGCCTTAAGACGCTGATCAGCAGAATCAAAAACGCTGTTCAGTATCTCAGCGGATGTTTTTCTCTTCCCCATGCTGTCCTCCCTTAAAGCTTCTTTTTAACTTCGCCGAGATCCACCATTCCAAGAGAAGCGGCAACCTCACTCACTATGCGGTCATCGATTGTAGTTTTTGTTGAGGCGGCAAGCTCCTTAAGCACCTCGATCACAACCAGAGTAATTATTTTTTCCGTAAGAAAAGCCTTTGCCACACCGAGCATTGCGCCCGAAAACATCTTAACCAGTATTGGAATCATTTTCCCCCTCCCGCGTGTTTATACGCTTTTTCAAAACTCACATATTCCCCGCCTATCCTGCCCCAGCGGGCGGAATAGCCCCTTATATCAAGATGGAAGCCCGGCGTGTTCCAGTCGGGATAAATCCCAAGCCCCACATAAGCCGCACTCACCTGTCCCAGAATCTCTGTCCCGTGCAGTGCTTTGAGAAGGCTGTCCACGGCTTCAGGAAACTTCATCCCTTCGATATGGAAATCCGCGGCATCACCTTTGTAGTGTCTGCTGCCGGAAGCGTGCCCCCCTTCCTCATAGCCGCAGTGGATTACAAACGGCCTGCCCACCTTCTCCCTGAGCCTGTCAAGGAGCAGGAGCAGCGCAGGGTTCATCCTCTCTGCCTTTCCCCATTTTTCGTTCTCGGTAAAATACTTAAGATTCTTCCATATCATTACTTCCTCCCCCGTTTTTTACTTTAATAAGAACAACGTCCGCTGCCGCAGCACCCATACCGAGATCTACAGTTCCATCTGAGCATGGAAAAACATGCTTTCTCAGCCATTCCCTGCCGCAGAGATACACCGCAAATCCGGTATCTGCCGCGTCTGTTCCGGTTACGCAGGAAGCCAGCAGAAATTCGCCGCCGCTGTTTCTCCCGCCGTAAAACCCGCCGAATGAGCGTATCTTCTCCCCGCTGTAGACCGGGTAAACAAACCAGTCCTCCCGAAAACGGGCGGTTTCGTCATATTCCGAACCGAAACCGAAGCGGTATGAGCGCTCCACCGTCCACCTGTCCCCGTCTATGATTGCCTGAGCTGTATGCTCATAAAAACATGCGCTGAATCCGGCGTATGCGGACTGGCTGAAAAGAGTGAACCAGCCTCCCCATGTATCCAGCACGCAGAAATCGTAATATTCGCTGTCTGCTGAAATTAACCCGCCGTTCAGGCTGAGCCTGTGTGAGGTTATGCTCAGGCACGCATCCTGCTGAACTTTTTCGGATTCGATTCCGTAGCCGCCGCTCTCCGCAAGAGGCTCAACCCTTATATAGCTGTCCTCAAACTCAGCCTCCGTGACAAATTCACAGGGGACTATCTCTCCGTCATCCGCTATGTACCAGCCGCCCTCAGCCGGGTATGCCACCCTGTATGTGAAACAGGGCCTTGCCCCCCCTGCGAAGCCGATAACCAGAGGCACACCTCCGATAAAGCAGACGATAACCTCATCCCCGGCTGTGAATACACCGCCGGAGCCTTTCACTGAGCCGTCCGGAGAAGCCTCCTCGTCCCCTTTGCAGCGGTAGAACAGAGGCACGCCCTGATACACTGCCGAGTCCGCGTCCACGTCAGCCTTATCCGTCTCTGTATTAACGGAGAGGATCACCCCTTTCCTGAACTCAGTGCCGGAGACTGCCTCGCCTATGTTCCGCAGAGGATATTTTTCCATCACACCCCTCCGTAAAAGCTGAACGGAACTATGATGTCATCCTCATCAAGGGAATCCCGCGAGGAAGCCAGAGAAGCCTTGCCTGTGGTCAGTGCATTTCCATTCAGCCCTTTTTTCACCACTGCCGCCCGCTCCCCGATTAAGAAGCGGGTGAAGTCCGCCGCTTTCAGAGCATAAGGCTGCCCCCTGAACTCCACAGCCCAGCGGAAATCAGAATGGGCAAACCTTTCCGGCTCAAACTCTGTCCCTTCCCCGCCTTCGTAAAAGGCTCCGTCACTGTAAAGGCCGCATCCGGCAATCACTGCCGATGTCCACACTGATGTCTCAAATACGGACGAACGGTACATGAACTCCTCAGCACTTCCTGCAAGGGTGAACATCACTGACACAGTTTCCCCCGGAGCAGCGCCCGTATCACTGAACATCAGCCTGAAATTTTCCGGGCTTGAACCCGTATACTCCGGCACAGTCCGGCTTATCTCCCCTATTCTCCCCGGAGTAATGTAGCTGACAGAGCCTCCGCCCATACGTATCACATAACCGCCGAACCCGCTGAACGCCAGTCGGGGAAAGCTGAAAACAAGCTCTCCCTCCTCCGCAGAATAGCTCAGTGCCCCCTTGCGCAGGGGCGACTTGGCGCATGGCGGGTTATGCAGGAGAAACTCATCACTCTCCGTTCCGTCAGAGAGGAGAACAGTCATAGCATCCGCATGTGCTGTGCCGTCCTGATCCATGTACGCATCCATAAACAGGGGCAAAGCCAGCCCCTGAATCCCGTCCGTATCATCAAACTCAATCCCCGTGCTCCGCCCTTTTACGGTGCAGAGCCCCTCCGGCCGCCAGTTTTCCCTGCTGAGATATAGGTTCAGTTCCATTATTCGATCCTGAAACTGTCATTTTTAAGGTTGTCCTTATCAGTGTCCAGATAGCCGTCCTTGCGCACAAGGAGGCTGTACTGCCCCTTCTTCAGTCTGCCCAGATTCAGCATTCCGCCGCCGTCTGTCACGCCTCTGAAAGTGCCGTTCATGAAAACCTGCGCATGGGGAATAATCTCCCTTGAGGCAGCGTCTCTTGCGGTGAGTATCACCAGACGGGAGGAGAGATCAGTCTCATCCCCTGTGTAGTCGAGTACGCAGTATGCTGCCCCTTTAGCGCTGGAAGCTTTCAGAATCACGTACCGTGCGGAAAACCCTGTGATCTCGATGAGATCATATGACGTTTCATATTCAACGGAAACGGAGTCCAGCCTGTTTTCCCGGAACCTCACTGAACGGCCGCCCACAAAGGGGGACGAGCCATCCGCCGCACGGGAAACATTCAGAACACGCACCACAGGATATTTCAGCCTGCCGGAAGACTGATCCGCAAAAGGGATATGTTCCATGTGCAGTTCGCTGAGACCGTAAGCCGAATATTTCCACGAACCGCCGGAGACTGTGATCTCCGCATTCAGCCCGGCGGGATATATCCGCACGTATGACTTTTCTCCGGCTGAATAGAGACTTTTGTTTCCGCCCCGTTCGTAATCCTCTGTCAGGAGGAGCTCCCCTTCCCTGCTTTCCGTGCCGAAGCCAACAATGAGTGAACCCATAATCTATTCCTGAAAGACGTAAATAAGCACGGGGTACTCAGGTCTGCTTTTCTTCGGCAGTGTTATGCCGAACCTTTTGAAGCCTGATGAATATGTCAGTTCAAGAAGCCCTACACCGCTCTCACCGGCGGCATCCGGTTCAATTTCGCATGAG is part of the Geovibrio ferrireducens genome and encodes:
- a CDS encoding NHL repeat-containing protein is translated as MGKRKTSAEILNSVFDSADQRLKAKYKTEDEVLNLVFDSQSGRLKVNLDGVAAAGNTPYSNPLEGYASTDPAGALGGGLLFGNLSGTGKWGGGVLAPNGKIYCPPYNANSVLVIDSSGNTTELIGSFSGSAKWRGGVLAPNGKIYCPPFNADSVLVIDPADNTTVLIGGFTGAKKWAGAVLAPNGKIYCVPYDYPQILTIDPTDNTTELIGSFAVGGSKWFGGALAPNGRIYCAPLNSAQILVIDPTDNSAELIGSFIGSSKWYGCALAPNGKIYCVPGSASEILVIDPTNGTTEFIGSFSGSAKYFGGVLAPDGRIYCVPYDAGSVLVIDPLVNTAKLTGSFSGSGKWFGCVLAPNGVVIGVPYNHTKVLEIRQGAHGNQWWALSAYTNKL
- a CDS encoding D-Ala-D-Ala carboxypeptidase family metallohydrolase, translated to MIWKNLKYFTENEKWGKAERMNPALLLLLDRLREKVGRPFVIHCGYEEGGHASGSRHYKGDAADFHIEGMKFPEAVDSLLKALHGTEILGQVSAAYVGLGIYPDWNTPGFHLDIRGYSARWGRIGGEYVSFEKAYKHAGGGK